A stretch of Luteitalea sp. DNA encodes these proteins:
- a CDS encoding hydrolase, translated as MWQEASEATAFWQEQPNEGQPASERTEVRLLFSADTLYVGVVCFDRSPRSIIVSDALRDAPLDETDSFQMIFDTYRDQLTGFVFGTNPAGIEYDGQVTNEGQGGGGLEPGQRQQSGSGGGFNLNWDGAWSVRTQVTEIGWSAEFAIPFRTLRFPSGTDHVWGVNFQRNIRRRNERAYWAPIPRQYDLYRLSLAGSVSGLQTPTIRNLRVTPYVLGNMLASGEKPAETDVLGDVGVDAKYNLTPSLTLDATVNTDFAQVDVDEQQVNLDRFNLFFPEKRPFFLENAGFFTVGDPGEVDLFFSRRIGISENGEAIPILGGGRMSGKAGTYNVGLLNMQTDEFGGETPANNFSVVRVSRNLPNRSSLGVLFVNRQATGNLAAADDRNRTYAVDGMWGVGRHTVLSSFVATTQTPGIDDDDVAFNVRSRTNLPRYDVELGYQEVGEQFNPEVGFLSRRGYRKPDARVMTRFRPANVLNLQEVRPHTTYRGYWGFDGFQESGHWHIDAHWEFKNSYEVHTGMNLTHEGVRAPFEIFPGVVVPPDSYGHREAQLVFFTNQGAAVSFEVRGTIGGFFGGDRVSVNPTLRMRVSETLTTEVDYERNDVDLPWGSFAANLVRTRVSYSFDTRRFIQTLVQYNDQADVWSINLRFGWLQAANTGLFVVYTDTRGLYDLFDRPERTDRSLIVKFSRMFDVLR; from the coding sequence ATCTGGCAGGAAGCGTCCGAGGCTACGGCGTTCTGGCAGGAACAGCCGAACGAAGGGCAGCCGGCGTCGGAACGTACGGAGGTGCGGCTCCTGTTCAGCGCCGACACCTTGTACGTCGGCGTCGTCTGCTTCGACCGATCCCCGCGCTCGATTATTGTCTCGGACGCGCTCCGCGACGCGCCGCTCGACGAAACCGACAGCTTCCAGATGATCTTCGATACGTATCGCGACCAGTTGACGGGCTTCGTCTTTGGCACCAACCCGGCCGGCATCGAATACGACGGACAAGTGACCAACGAAGGTCAGGGCGGGGGCGGGCTCGAGCCCGGCCAGCGGCAACAGTCCGGTTCGGGCGGCGGCTTCAATCTGAACTGGGATGGCGCGTGGTCCGTCCGCACCCAGGTGACCGAGATCGGCTGGAGCGCCGAGTTCGCCATTCCCTTTCGCACGCTGCGCTTCCCGTCGGGCACCGACCACGTGTGGGGCGTGAACTTCCAGCGAAACATCCGGCGCCGCAATGAACGCGCGTACTGGGCACCGATCCCGCGGCAGTACGACTTGTATCGGCTCTCGCTGGCGGGGAGCGTCTCTGGTCTCCAAACGCCGACGATTCGCAACCTCAGAGTCACACCGTACGTGCTTGGGAACATGCTCGCGTCCGGCGAGAAGCCAGCCGAAACGGACGTCCTCGGCGACGTGGGCGTCGACGCGAAGTACAACCTCACGCCGAGCCTGACGCTCGATGCCACCGTGAACACCGACTTCGCGCAGGTCGATGTGGACGAACAGCAAGTGAACCTCGACCGCTTCAACCTGTTCTTCCCCGAGAAGCGGCCGTTCTTTCTCGAGAACGCCGGCTTCTTCACGGTCGGCGACCCGGGGGAGGTCGACCTCTTCTTCAGCCGACGCATCGGCATCAGTGAGAATGGCGAGGCCATTCCCATCCTGGGCGGCGGCCGAATGTCGGGCAAGGCGGGCACGTACAACGTCGGTCTGCTCAACATGCAAACCGACGAGTTCGGCGGCGAGACGCCGGCGAACAATTTCTCCGTCGTCCGGGTCAGCCGCAATCTCCCGAACCGCTCCTCGCTGGGTGTGCTCTTCGTCAACCGCCAAGCCACGGGCAATCTGGCGGCAGCCGATGACCGCAATCGGACGTATGCGGTGGATGGCATGTGGGGCGTCGGCCGACACACCGTGCTCTCGAGCTTCGTCGCCACCACGCAAACGCCGGGCATCGACGACGACGATGTCGCGTTCAACGTGCGGTCACGCACCAACCTGCCGCGTTACGACGTCGAGCTCGGGTATCAAGAGGTCGGAGAACAGTTCAATCCGGAGGTCGGCTTCCTGAGCCGCCGGGGCTATCGCAAGCCGGACGCGCGGGTGATGACCCGCTTTCGCCCGGCCAACGTCCTCAATCTCCAAGAGGTGCGGCCGCACACCACGTATCGCGGCTACTGGGGCTTCGACGGCTTTCAGGAAAGCGGTCACTGGCACATCGATGCGCACTGGGAGTTCAAGAACAGCTACGAGGTCCACACTGGAATGAACCTCACGCACGAGGGCGTGCGAGCGCCGTTCGAGATCTTTCCGGGAGTCGTCGTGCCACCAGACAGCTACGGGCACCGTGAGGCGCAGCTCGTCTTCTTCACCAATCAAGGCGCTGCCGTCAGCTTCGAAGTGCGGGGCACGATCGGCGGGTTCTTCGGCGGCGACCGCGTGTCGGTGAACCCGACGCTCCGCATGCGCGTGAGCGAGACCCTGACTACCGAGGTGGACTACGAGCGCAACGACGTAGACCTGCCGTGGGGCAGCTTCGCCGCCAATCTCGTGCGCACGCGTGTGTCGTACTCGTTCGACACGCGCAGGTTCATCCAGACGCTCGTGCAATACAACGATCAGGCCGACGTGTGGTCGATCAACCTGCGGTTCGGTTGGCTGCAGGCCGCCAACACCGGCCTCTTCGTTGTTTACACCGATACGCGCGGGCTGTACGACCTCTTCGACCGCCCCGAGCGCACGGACCGATCGCTCATCGTGAAATTCTCGCGGATGTTCGACGTGCTCCGGTGA